The Branchiostoma lanceolatum isolate klBraLanc5 chromosome 1, klBraLanc5.hap2, whole genome shotgun sequence genomic sequence GAGGCTTGATGGGCATTACTAGTACTCCACTGCCAGGGAAagtagtgttaagtgcctttttccaagggcacaacatcggaggATGGTGAGCATAGAACTCAGGACCTATATTGGTTCTGAGACCAACGCTCTAACCATTGCGCCACACCGACACCATGTATCATGGTACTGGTGTGACAGGAGGCAGTAGTTCAAAGTTCATAATTTAGGCAATCAATCAAGTAATCGATGAAAAAGACACAACACTGAGGACATTGATTAAGAGAAATGAGAAAAGGCTCACATCTTTTTCAACCAGGTCCAACTGGAGTTTCAGTTTCCTTGTTGCATAGAAagactgaaaagaaaaacaacatttttcaatgtttgGATATTAAGTTCTACAACTCTAACATATATGAcaagacaaacagacatacaatgTAGAATATACTATGATGCCAATATTCATTTTGCTGTTTTGTATCCATATGTATTTCTCATGTACTTACTTAATTAGATCTATTTGTATTACTTGAACTTGAACATTGAACAAGTAACCGTAGGAGAAATTATAAGGTTAAACAGTTACTACGTACCACCCAGTCGTCTGACCATGAGTTATCCTGGGGGATGGCGCCGCAGCACGTTGTCGTGTGGAAGCCGAACTGGGACACGTACGTTGGCACTGCGTCCCCGCCTTGTCCAACCCTGGAGGAACCAGCTGCCGCCTTTTTAGCCACCTCTTCATTGTGGAGATGCAGCCTGCAATACAAGGTCAGAAGGTAATGAGTAACATCTacgaacataattccaccagggtacgtaattccgccaccctgaaaggatttgtccaaacagatctccgacctatcgtcccccagtataatacactcctgtatatctaattaAATAACTGTTAACACACTAGAGAATTATTTCAAACCCACTATTTtttaaagtggcagatttatctAACCCGGACTGGATTACTGTAAATGGAGGTTAATTATCTGATGTTTTGCAGGACTTACTAACATGTGTACTAGTAGTACTTCATTGACAACTGAGGTTTCTGAATATTTGGAAGAATATGActgaaaagaacaaaatgatGAATTATAAGACACTAATGAAAAACTGATAATGATGGAGGATTAACTGAAGGACAAGATAAAAGATGAACCCTTTCCCAAATTCACAATGTTTCAAGAAATGATATATCTTGCACAGAAAGTGATATATATGACTCACAGTTATAATACAATGATTTTACCTTGCCATTTGTTCTCCTAACTGGTCAGCATACGACCTAAGGCCCCCCAGGTCCACATGTTCCATAATCAGCATGGCTCCTCTGCCTCTTGGGTCATCTAAAACCTGTAGAACAAGGTTTATTGATGAAAGTTTCTTAGAGTCCAGTTAGCTTATAATTATAATTAAGTCCAATACAATTCTGAAACAGGGGGTGGTGTAGTgttctgcgcttctgttactagccacatctggttcaaattacttggaccagaaggaccggggttcaagtcccgggtaggacacctctggacaagaggcacattgagtcataccaaagactttataaaaatggtacatacttctgaaacagtatggaagttaaacacactccactgccagtggactagccccctgctgcagtgatcgcaccacagtgtggcccagggctatgaaactgagatgggcaccgccctatacaccttatggtgtgggaggattttaactttaactaacaatTCTGAAAGAATATTGTGATATAGTGACTGTCCTCTTAGTCTTCAAAGAGCAAAAAGAAGAATGCATGCTTACCAGGATAAAATTGAGAGATGAGATGGAGAGAGGgaacaaaagaaagtaaaacacCTCTAACCTTGATAGGTTTAGGTACAGTTACAGTACCAGTAGCTGCTATGGCCTCCAAGCTGGCATGTTCTCCTTCAAACATCACTCTAGCCTGGAAAACAAAAAAGTCATAAGCACAGGCTTAAAATCTAAATCATATGAACAATAGAGTCAGTAACAGGCCATGAGGACTTTTTAATCACTCGGCAACTGCCCATCTTGTAATTCATTGCTTCAAGTTCCAGATGCCAAATCCAAATATCATTGAACAAATAATGATGAGGTAACTCAtcaaaataacagttacaatgATAACTTATAAGATTAATCAAGCAATATGTACCAGCATCAAGGTCAACTGTAATTAAATAGGGTTACTGATTACTCCTTGACATCATGAGGGCTGAATTCAAACAACAGCTCCTGATCTGCACAACCCATAGCCTCAGGTAGCCATTATAACCATTGGGACCTCCCTGGTATGTCTACTGCACTGGGAGTGATGCTTGCCCAAACAGATTAGCGTCCATGAGGGGTACCGGTGGTTTTACAGGCTTGGCTTAATTCGTTCGCTCCTGACTCGATAACGATCTATGTCCCAGCTAAAAAGACTTAAGCACACTGAGCATGATAGAACGTCCCTAAGCCggcccgtagagactggtgaccaggtaATACCTTACCTCCTTATCACCATTCATCTTGACAAAGAACTTCCCGTGATCGGTCTCGTAACCCTCGCCATGGTTGATACAGCCGCCGCCGCCACCGATGGGTCggagttttgttgtgtttagcTCTCTCTTCAGGAGATCCTCCATGGTGCTGGTATGGATGTCTCTCCTGTCTGTAGAGGAGAGAATTCTTCAGAAACTTTGCCAGGAAGTCACCGTCTAAAGTACAACTGTAGAACTCGAAAGGAGGGAAAACATAACGGAGGAAGCTTTGACAAGACAATGATATCTTACTGTTCTAATTTTAGTGTCAGACCTGTCTAACGTTACCTTGTACATCAAATCCTTTGTCATGCTACGCATGTAAATCTCCCCAGTTTAACATAATAACATAGTCGATGTTattgaatttgttttcaaaatgatgCGCCTCCAACTCTAATCCCAGGTCTA encodes the following:
- the LOC136441495 gene encoding ketosamine-3-kinase-like gives rise to the protein MSLTLVCRYYRLKLLGRCLKKRSQDRRDIHTSTMEDLLKRELNTTKLRPIGGGGGCINHGEGYETDHGKFFVKMNGDKEARVMFEGEHASLEAIAATGTVTVPKPIKVLDDPRGRGAMLIMEHVDLGGLRSYADQLGEQMARLHLHNEEVAKKAAAGSSRVGQGGDAVPTYVSQFGFHTTTCCGAIPQDNSWSDDWVSFYATRKLKLQLDLVEKDYHDRETRDLWPQLERKLPKFFEGLEVTPSLLHGDLWGGNGAENDKGPVIFDPASFYGHHEYEMAIASMFGGFGGRFFSAYHKLLPKASGWEARHELYKLFHYLNHWNHFGSSYRGSSVSIMKSLVKDY